One window from the genome of Moorena sp. SIOASIH encodes:
- a CDS encoding pentapeptide repeat-containing protein has protein sequence MTDLSQENPYKTLTITASSNGVDKAKAALTKLDFESESNLAKSQGLSDSIVTKFFNFKPIQLDSFKRICQALKLKWIEIAGIAEENPSEAVSTNGQDSEAVSTNGQDAHSTDRSSSELVEVTVIDRQPETINASIVLTGDIDSAELLKRIESSLQNSSGETIKISDIKRDSIQLILEGSKQDIERLVSQIKSGEVTELSGFPVQDIQILNKTSEDDQNNELDPKWRLVEEIASCGTLRRKLKGVDLSDADLSGADLSGVDLSGADLSGANLSGAYFKGTNLNSVNLRGANLSDANLKGAYLNDHAKLSDANLSGANLKGAKLYATDLRRANLKGAHLKGADLSLANLRGAHLKGADLKGAELRGTNLSDADLTDAKLRGAKLTNSRNYFINLRGTNLSGADLTDALLSSADLSGANLSRANLSRANLNSSDLSGADLSGAYFKGTNFIGADFSGSNLNGANLSDADLSSRDLSGANLSDACLINANLYSADLSDASLIGACLTNANLSSADLSSADLKGANLNHANFSSTDLSDANLKSADLTDAKLSPAIVDNTQFGDNPGLDESIKDDLIKRGAMFEDVPGDNSESVTPSER, from the coding sequence ATGACAGATTTGAGCCAAGAAAACCCCTATAAAACACTAACTATAACGGCTTCGTCAAATGGTGTAGATAAAGCCAAAGCAGCGTTGACCAAGCTAGATTTTGAGTCTGAAAGTAATTTGGCAAAATCCCAAGGTCTAAGTGACAGTATAGTGACGAAGTTTTTTAATTTTAAACCAATTCAGCTGGATTCGTTTAAACGGATATGTCAGGCACTGAAATTAAAATGGATAGAAATTGCGGGAATAGCAGAGGAAAATCCATCGGAAGCAGTAAGCACAAACGGGCAGGATTCGGAAGCAGTAAGCACAAACGGGCAGGATGCCCATTCTACTGATAGGAGTAGCTCAGAGCTGGTGGAAGTAACTGTAATCGATAGACAACCTGAAACCATTAACGCTTCTATCGTCTTAACAGGGGATATAGATTCAGCTGAACTTTTAAAACGGATTGAATCTAGTTTACAAAACTCTTCAGGAGAGACTATCAAAATTAGTGATATTAAACGAGACAGTATCCAATTAATCCTAGAAGGTTCTAAACAGGATATCGAACGGCTTGTATCCCAGATCAAATCAGGAGAAGTAACAGAATTAAGCGGTTTTCCTGTTCAAGATATTCAAATTTTGAATAAAACCTCAGAGGATGATCAAAATAATGAGCTTGATCCTAAATGGCGTCTAGTCGAAGAGATTGCTAGCTGTGGAACTCTGCGTCGAAAGTTGAAGGGTGTTGACCTGAGTGATGCGGACCTCAGTGGTGCGGACCTCAGTGGTGTTGACCTCAGTGGTGCGGACCTCAGTGGTGCTAACCTCAGTGGTGCCTACTTCAAGGGTACCAATCTCAATAGTGTCAACCTCAGGGGTGCTAACCTCAGTGATGCTAACCTCAAGGGTGCCTACCTCAATGATCATGCTAAGCTCAGTGATGCCAACCTGAGTGGTGCCAACCTCAAGGGTGCTAAACTTTATGCTACGGACCTCAGGCGTGCCAACCTCAAGGGTGCCCACTTGAAGGGTGCTGACCTGAGTCTTGCCAACCTCAGGGGTGCCCACTTGAAGGGTGCTGACCTGAAAGGTGCTGAGCTCAGGGGTACTAACCTCAGTGATGCCGACCTCACTGATGCCAAGCTTAGGGGTGCCAAGCTGACTAACTCCAGAAATTATTTTATCAACCTAAGGGGTACTAACCTCAGTGGTGCCGACCTCACTGATGCCTTACTCAGTAGTGCTGACCTGAGCGGTGCCAACCTCAGTCGTGCCAACCTCAGTCGTGCCAACCTCAATAGTAGCGACCTCAGTGGTGCTGACCTCAGTGGTGCCTACTTCAAGGGTACCAACTTCATTGGTGCTGACTTCAGTGGTTCTAACCTCAATGGTGCCAACCTTAGTGATGCTGACCTCAGTAGTCGTGACCTCAGTGGTGCCAACCTCAGTGATGCCTGCCTCATCAATGCCAACCTGTATAGTGCTGACCTGAGTGATGCTAGCCTTATTGGTGCCTGCCTTACTAATGCTAACCTCAGTAGTGCCGACCTCAGTAGTGCTGACCTGAAAGGTGCCAATTTGAATCATGCCAACTTCAGTAGTACCGACCTCAGTGATGCCAATCTAAAGAGTGCTGACCTCACTGATGCTAAGCTGAGTCCTGCTATCGTGGACAATACCCAATTCGGAGATAACCCAGGACTTGATGAATCGATCAAGGATGACTTAATCAAACGAGGTGCAATGTTTGAGGATGTGCCAGGGGATAACTCGGAAAGTGTTACTCCTAGTGAAAGATAG
- a CDS encoding DUF2996 domain-containing protein: protein MAEETLPLPNPEEANTPSDTSAEKPAAQSEDQPAAVVDQPPVEITEPIPAAPSEDQPVAKSEDQPAAVVDQPPVEITEPKPATPSEDQPVAKSEEQPAAVVDQPPVEITEPKPATPSEDQPAAKSEEQPAAVVDQPPVEITEPIPATPSEDQPAAVVDQPPVEITEPIPATPSEDQPVAKSEDQPAAVVDQPPVEITEPIPATPSEDQPVAKSEDQPAAVVDQPPVEITEPKPATPSEDQPAAVVDQPPVEITEPKPATPSEDQPAAVVDQPPVEITEPIPATPSEDQPAAVVDQPPVEITEPKPPTPSEDQPAAVVDQPPVEITEPKPATPSPEQPAAVVDQPPVEITEPKPAAIVDQPPGEKSEDKPAAKAPAAKKPAAKSEDKPAAKKPAATGAKAKKAKPPAIENKPFTEFVEQHYLPALKSAFAKQGIDDVDVTFAKQKIPIPSLSQMDDCWQVMGSWQNGQRQFNLYFLDEDIKKQKAFSASANGVNPSTIESFMIDERKVTLDLMVHYTIQRLNAQKWLMWN from the coding sequence ATGGCGGAAGAAACCCTACCCTTGCCTAACCCTGAGGAAGCAAATACTCCTTCTGATACATCAGCAGAGAAACCTGCTGCTCAATCAGAAGATCAGCCTGCTGCTGTAGTAGACCAACCGCCGGTGGAAATAACTGAACCAATACCTGCGGCTCCATCAGAAGACCAGCCTGTTGCTAAATCAGAAGACCAGCCTGCTGCTGTAGTAGACCAACCGCCGGTGGAAATAACTGAACCGAAACCTGCTACACCATCAGAAGACCAGCCTGTTGCTAAATCAGAAGAGCAGCCTGCTGCTGTAGTAGACCAACCGCCGGTGGAAATAACTGAACCGAAACCTGCTACACCATCAGAAGACCAGCCTGCTGCTAAATCAGAAGAGCAGCCTGCTGCTGTAGTAGACCAACCGCCGGTGGAAATAACTGAACCAATACCTGCTACACCATCAGAAGACCAGCCTGCTGCTGTAGTAGACCAACCGCCGGTGGAAATAACTGAACCAATACCTGCTACACCATCAGAAGACCAGCCTGTTGCTAAATCAGAAGACCAGCCTGCTGCTGTAGTAGACCAACCGCCGGTGGAAATAACTGAACCAATACCTGCTACACCATCAGAAGACCAGCCTGTTGCTAAATCAGAAGACCAGCCTGCTGCTGTAGTAGACCAACCGCCGGTGGAAATAACTGAACCGAAACCAGCTACACCATCAGAAGACCAGCCTGCTGCTGTAGTAGACCAACCGCCGGTGGAAATAACTGAACCGAAACCAGCTACACCATCAGAAGACCAGCCTGCTGCTGTAGTAGACCAACCGCCGGTGGAAATAACTGAACCAATACCTGCTACACCATCAGAAGACCAGCCTGCTGCTGTAGTAGACCAACCGCCGGTGGAAATAACTGAACCGAAACCTCCTACACCATCAGAAGACCAGCCTGCTGCTGTAGTAGACCAACCGCCGGTGGAAATAACTGAACCGAAACCAGCTACACCATCACCAGAGCAGCCTGCTGCTGTAGTAGACCAACCGCCGGTGGAAATAACTGAACCGAAACCTGCTGCGATCGTAGACCAACCGCCTGGGGAAAAATCAGAAGACAAACCGGCGGCTAAAGCCCCTGCTGCTAAAAAGCCTGCGGCTAAATCAGAAGACAAACCTGCTGCTAAAAAGCCTGCTGCTACTGGGGCAAAAGCTAAAAAAGCAAAACCACCAGCAATTGAAAATAAACCCTTTACTGAATTTGTGGAACAACATTATTTGCCAGCCCTTAAGAGTGCTTTTGCCAAACAAGGTATTGATGATGTAGATGTGACTTTTGCTAAACAGAAAATTCCGATTCCGAGTTTGAGTCAAATGGATGACTGTTGGCAAGTAATGGGAAGTTGGCAAAATGGGCAACGTCAATTTAACCTTTATTTCCTAGACGAAGATATTAAAAAACAAAAGGCTTTCTCTGCGTCGGCTAATGGTGTTAACCCTAGTACAATCGAGTCTTTTATGATTGATGAACGGAAAGTGACTCTTGATCTAATGGTTCATTACACTATACAACGGCTAAATGCTCAGAAGTGGCTAATGTGGAATTAG
- a CDS encoding transposase, whose product MPKQVGAAKKISTQVVPVVGMTKSVETELLQVMKKLGIVRSESYNKLGSISHWGLDWKKSYPEVRTFRKPESLGLPSKLMEWTVSDVAKAITAQQAACTDAITKKLYKRFPGKKNQRARKELCKQLKTLAFLDNPLLHRLVRKEFQRGRSWVNNQIVYQQGGYSCKRLSRHTYQLELAGLKRGKRNRIIVKSNRKIKGQIRLIYNNLLQRFEIHFLVDHGKVEISYERRAIGIDKGYTEAFYDSEGQAHGQNLGKLATKKSNRICTKNRNRGKLWAIHRKLEKTDPVKSARILKNNLSRKTENRRYRKNQSEITAIIGAASKSLFDGESLLVFSEDLTQPIKNKRQSKAMSRKLNSWMKGEMRDSLEKWANWTGSVVKEVQPSYTSQIDSVTGTLLGKRSGDSFTRFDGVVLQADHNAAKNILARGIDFEITRYMNKTEVQAVLLRRTARFLRGMGLSLADAVELGWLDCKHTKTRAFKELLAGMQGAPR is encoded by the coding sequence ATGCCAAAACAAGTAGGAGCAGCAAAGAAGATATCGACTCAGGTTGTCCCCGTTGTGGGGATGACTAAGTCGGTTGAGACTGAGCTGTTGCAGGTAATGAAAAAACTAGGCATCGTCAGGTCTGAGTCTTACAACAAGCTAGGTAGCATCAGTCATTGGGGACTTGATTGGAAAAAATCCTATCCAGAAGTCAGAACTTTCAGAAAGCCCGAGTCCTTAGGGTTGCCTTCCAAATTAATGGAATGGACTGTCAGCGATGTCGCCAAAGCCATTACAGCTCAACAAGCGGCCTGTACTGATGCAATCACAAAAAAGCTCTATAAGAGGTTTCCTGGGAAGAAAAACCAGAGGGCAAGAAAGGAGCTGTGCAAACAACTCAAGACTTTGGCTTTTCTGGACAACCCGTTACTACACAGGCTTGTCAGAAAGGAGTTTCAACGGGGTCGTTCTTGGGTTAACAATCAAATAGTCTACCAGCAAGGGGGGTATTCATGTAAAAGGCTGTCTCGCCATACTTATCAACTAGAGCTAGCTGGCCTAAAAAGAGGAAAAAGAAACAGGATTATTGTCAAATCTAACCGAAAAATCAAAGGACAGATCCGGTTAATCTACAACAACCTACTACAAAGATTCGAGATTCATTTTCTAGTCGATCACGGGAAAGTAGAGATTTCTTATGAACGTCGGGCGATTGGGATAGACAAAGGATACACCGAGGCTTTTTACGATTCAGAAGGCCAAGCTCATGGTCAAAACCTGGGAAAACTAGCCACCAAAAAATCTAATCGAATATGCACAAAAAATAGGAACAGAGGAAAACTTTGGGCAATACATAGGAAATTAGAAAAAACCGATCCAGTTAAATCGGCTCGGATACTCAAAAACAATTTAAGCAGAAAAACAGAAAATCGCCGATATAGAAAAAATCAATCAGAGATCACAGCGATTATAGGTGCTGCCTCTAAATCTCTTTTTGACGGAGAATCACTTTTAGTTTTTTCTGAGGATTTAACACAACCAATAAAAAATAAACGCCAATCCAAAGCCATGTCTCGCAAGCTTAATAGCTGGATGAAAGGAGAAATGCGGGACTCTCTAGAAAAATGGGCGAACTGGACTGGCTCAGTTGTAAAAGAAGTCCAGCCTAGCTACACGTCGCAAATTGACTCCGTAACTGGAACCCTATTAGGGAAAAGGAGCGGGGACAGTTTTACCAGATTTGATGGGGTCGTGTTGCAGGCTGACCACAATGCTGCCAAAAACATCCTTGCTCGGGGTATAGACTTCGAAATTACCCGGTACATGAATAAAACTGAGGTTCAAGCAGTGTTGTTGCGCCGTACCGCGCGTTTCTTGAGAGGTATGGGACTGAGTTTAGCTGATGCGGTTGAGCTTGGATGGCTTGACTGTAAGCATACAAAAACTCGGGCTTTCAAGGAACTCCTTGCCGGGATGCAAGGAGCGCCCAGATAG
- a CDS encoding serine/threonine-protein kinase, with amino-acid sequence MVWSEQQLLHGGKYKIEKILGRGAFGITYKAVHQLLNQDVVIKTPHESLRLAPDYPNYGEQFIKQGQLLAQLSGDLESLVRVRDLFQEGDTYCLVMDFISGESLWKLVQRTGPLPETDAVEYITEIGSALNLIHGVGLVHLDISPHNIVVSNSGKPVLIDFGIPGDILRDSNVSSHIDNKPFRPYELYYQGSRHATVDVYSLAASMYHAVTGLNPTESIYRKYDGEELVPPNQLVPSISDRLNQVILQGMALEPKDRPQSVHEWLQPLTEDDYFISLSEVDDLSSDVGVDYRPLRDLLIHRKWQEADQETLALMLKAAGREQEGWLDIPDINTFPCTDLYTLNTLWVKYSNGRFGFSVQKRIWQSIVTESVQVTPGADYDYETYCRFGDQLGWHTNEKWLDYVDLPFTLNAPQGHLPVSYVGFFSGWAYFAFFMGGVSLFSRLDICSI; translated from the coding sequence ATGGTCTGGTCAGAGCAACAGCTGTTACATGGTGGTAAATACAAGATCGAGAAAATTCTTGGACGTGGAGCTTTTGGAATTACCTACAAAGCAGTTCATCAGTTACTTAATCAAGATGTTGTAATTAAAACACCACACGAAAGCCTGAGATTGGCTCCAGACTACCCCAACTATGGAGAACAATTTATCAAGCAAGGACAACTGCTGGCTCAACTGTCTGGTGACCTTGAATCCCTGGTGCGGGTCAGAGACTTGTTTCAAGAAGGAGATACCTACTGCCTAGTGATGGATTTTATATCCGGGGAAAGTTTGTGGAAGTTGGTACAACGCACAGGACCATTACCTGAAACTGATGCAGTAGAGTACATCACTGAAATTGGGTCAGCGTTGAATCTAATCCATGGAGTAGGGCTGGTGCATTTAGATATCAGCCCTCATAATATCGTGGTCAGTAACAGTGGCAAACCGGTATTGATTGACTTTGGCATTCCTGGGGATATACTCCGAGATAGTAATGTATCGAGCCATATTGACAATAAACCATTTCGACCCTACGAGCTATACTACCAAGGCAGTCGTCACGCCACGGTAGATGTCTACTCTCTAGCGGCTTCGATGTACCATGCCGTAACTGGGCTAAATCCTACCGAGTCAATTTACCGCAAGTATGACGGTGAAGAGCTGGTGCCACCAAACCAACTGGTTCCTAGTATTAGCGATCGCTTAAATCAAGTAATTCTCCAAGGCATGGCCTTAGAGCCAAAAGACCGTCCTCAGTCAGTGCACGAATGGTTACAGCCCTTGACTGAAGACGATTATTTCATCTCTTTGAGTGAAGTTGATGACCTTAGTTCTGATGTAGGAGTAGATTACCGCCCATTACGGGATTTACTAATCCATAGAAAGTGGCAAGAGGCAGATCAAGAAACTCTCGCTCTTATGCTCAAAGCAGCAGGACGAGAACAAGAAGGCTGGCTTGACATCCCAGATATCAACACCTTTCCTTGTACAGACCTCTATACTCTCAACACCCTCTGGGTAAAGTACAGCAATGGGCGCTTTGGCTTTAGTGTACAGAAGCGAATCTGGCAGAGCATCGTCACCGAGAGTGTGCAGGTAACTCCTGGTGCCGATTATGACTATGAAACTTACTGTCGCTTTGGCGATCAACTCGGATGGCACACCAACGAAAAGTGGCTAGATTACGTTGACCTGCCCTTCACCCTCAATGCTCCCCAAGGGCATCTACCAGTCAGCTATGTCGGATTCTTTTCCGGTTGGGCATACTTTGCCTTTTTCATGGGTGGCGTATCTCTCTTCTCTCGCCTTGATATATGTAGTATTTAG
- a CDS encoding cryptochrome/photolyase family protein: MTIGIWVLGDQLWTEQSALHSCQQNHQNTPVILIESLSYVQQRRYHRQKLVFIWSAMRHFAEELRQQGWPVSYKTADDFETPLQAWVTKNTITELRVMTPNDRPFAQMIGNLKLNCQITFIPNNHFLWSESDFKTWAKSQKRLIMENFYRVGRKRFNSLMAGNQPIGGKWNFDKQNRKPPKRNLNPPDALWFEPDPITQEVINSVNAQNPTYGKTEPFRWAVNRHQALQVLDFFIHHRLPNFGPYQDAMVTNEDTMWHSLISPYLNIGLLQPEEVIKAVENAYHQNQLDLSSTEGFIRQVLGWREYMHGIYIYMNPDYSQSNWFNHTQPLPDFYWHAEKTDMNCLLQILSQVERTGYAHHIQRLMVLSNFALIVGVSPQSIEEWFHGAFIDAYDWVMQTNVIGMGQFADGGILASKPYAASANYINKMSDYCSSCAYNPRKRTGEGACPFNFLYWDFLCRHRDQLKAQGRMSLVLSHIDRISDQDIQQIREEALRWRSDNIPEHTT, encoded by the coding sequence ATGACTATCGGGATTTGGGTACTAGGGGATCAACTTTGGACTGAACAATCAGCCCTACACAGTTGTCAACAAAACCATCAAAATACGCCAGTAATTCTGATTGAATCCCTAAGCTACGTCCAACAAAGACGTTACCACCGCCAAAAACTCGTATTCATTTGGTCAGCCATGCGCCACTTTGCTGAGGAATTACGCCAGCAAGGTTGGCCAGTCAGCTATAAAACAGCAGACGACTTTGAAACGCCCCTCCAAGCCTGGGTCACCAAAAATACTATTACCGAACTACGGGTAATGACGCCCAATGACCGACCCTTTGCCCAAATGATTGGCAACCTAAAACTCAATTGCCAAATTACCTTTATTCCCAACAATCATTTTCTGTGGAGCGAGTCTGATTTTAAAACCTGGGCGAAATCTCAAAAACGTCTGATTATGGAAAACTTCTATCGGGTGGGGCGCAAGCGATTTAATAGTTTGATGGCAGGAAATCAGCCAATTGGTGGGAAATGGAATTTCGATAAACAAAATCGTAAACCCCCAAAACGCAATCTAAATCCACCAGACGCCCTTTGGTTTGAACCCGACCCAATCACCCAAGAGGTGATCAACTCCGTTAATGCTCAAAATCCCACCTACGGAAAAACCGAACCATTCCGTTGGGCGGTCAATCGCCATCAAGCTCTTCAAGTATTAGACTTTTTCATTCACCATCGCCTTCCCAATTTTGGTCCCTATCAAGATGCCATGGTCACCAACGAAGATACCATGTGGCACTCCCTAATTTCCCCTTACCTCAATATCGGCTTACTCCAACCTGAAGAAGTAATTAAAGCAGTCGAGAACGCTTATCACCAAAACCAACTCGACTTAAGCAGCACAGAAGGATTTATTCGTCAAGTCCTGGGTTGGCGGGAATATATGCACGGCATTTATATCTATATGAACCCTGACTACTCCCAAAGCAATTGGTTCAACCACACCCAGCCCCTACCTGACTTTTACTGGCATGCCGAGAAAACAGACATGAACTGTTTACTCCAAATTTTGAGTCAGGTTGAACGCACCGGTTACGCCCATCACATTCAGCGACTGATGGTGTTGAGCAATTTTGCTCTAATTGTTGGAGTTTCCCCTCAATCAATAGAAGAATGGTTTCATGGAGCCTTTATTGATGCCTATGATTGGGTGATGCAAACCAATGTCATTGGCATGGGTCAATTTGCCGATGGCGGCATCCTAGCATCCAAACCTTACGCTGCATCAGCTAATTACATCAATAAAATGAGCGACTACTGCAGCAGTTGTGCTTACAATCCTCGGAAACGTACTGGGGAGGGAGCCTGTCCCTTTAATTTCCTCTACTGGGATTTTCTCTGCCGCCACCGTGACCAACTCAAGGCTCAAGGCCGCATGAGTTTAGTCTTGTCTCACATCGACAGAATCTCTGATCAAGACATACAACAAATTCGTGAAGAAGCTCTCAGGTGGCGTAGCGACAATATACCCGAACATACCACATAA
- a CDS encoding DUF2811 domain-containing protein, with product MNATVSILAEIPEDLHESLKRYLETHPSWDQDRVFAAALSLFLLQNGIGKTPETSQSYRACARVYLESLFQYPA from the coding sequence ATGAACGCAACTGTAAGTATCCTGGCAGAAATCCCCGAAGACCTGCACGAGTCTCTCAAGCGCTACCTAGAAACCCATCCTAGCTGGGACCAAGACCGGGTCTTCGCAGCAGCACTTTCTCTGTTTTTGCTCCAAAATGGTATTGGTAAGACCCCAGAAACATCCCAGAGTTATCGGGCTTGTGCTCGTGTGTATCTGGAATCCCTCTTTCAATATCCTGCTTAA
- the pth gene encoding aminoacyl-tRNA hydrolase has protein sequence MSTIETTGQSIIPKLIVGLGNPEPKYDKTRHNIGFEVVDAIAGRLQISGSEHRRFQGWFGQGIGLKGNKLSLLKPLTYMNRSGQAIRAVTDWYKLKPESVLIIYDDMDLPVGRLRLRLSGSAGGHNGMKSAIAHLGTQNFPRLRIGIGKSSQKPDTISHVLGKFSPQEAELMSEVVQLAVEAVELSLKQGVEKAMSLYNNRNLATIAKGTASRE, from the coding sequence ATGAGCACTATCGAAACAACCGGACAGAGTATAATTCCTAAACTGATTGTGGGTTTAGGTAATCCGGAACCCAAGTACGATAAAACGCGGCACAATATCGGTTTTGAAGTGGTCGATGCGATCGCAGGTCGATTACAGATTTCAGGAAGCGAACATCGCCGCTTTCAGGGATGGTTTGGTCAAGGAATTGGACTAAAAGGAAATAAGCTAAGCTTGCTCAAGCCCCTTACATACATGAATCGCTCTGGACAAGCAATTCGGGCGGTGACTGATTGGTACAAGCTAAAACCTGAGTCAGTCCTGATCATTTATGATGATATGGACTTACCAGTAGGGCGTTTGCGTCTGCGCCTTTCTGGTTCAGCGGGAGGACACAATGGCATGAAATCCGCAATTGCCCATCTGGGTACGCAAAACTTCCCTCGCCTGCGGATTGGCATCGGCAAATCCAGTCAGAAGCCAGACACGATCTCCCACGTCCTAGGAAAATTTTCACCCCAGGAAGCCGAGTTAATGTCTGAGGTAGTCCAACTAGCAGTTGAGGCGGTTGAACTGTCTCTTAAGCAAGGTGTGGAAAAAGCAATGAGTCTCTACAATAATCGGAATCTAGCAACTATAGCAAAGGGAACAGCGAGTAGGGAGTAG
- the murF gene encoding UDP-N-acetylmuramoyl-tripeptide--D-alanyl-D-alanine ligase, translating into MVCRLLVGKLVDILAAKTVNIPEKILEKSFTGIITDTRHLEPGQLFLALRGEKFDGHDYAALAVEKGALTVIAEATKVTQLEGLPLIQVENTLKAYQQIARWWRDQFEIPVIAVTGSVGKTTTKELIAAVLSTKGTVLKTQANYNNEIGVPKTLLELAPDHDYAVIEMAMRGSGQIAELTEIANPTAGVITNVGTAHIGLLGSTEAIAKAKCELLAHMSNNGVAVLNHDNQRLIDTAAQVWQGQTITYGLEGGDVQGELIAPEILKVEGMEFPIPLPGRHNALNYLAALAIGKLLGVDWETLRNGLNVELPPGRSQRYELPNDVVILDETYNAGVESMVAALEMLAQTPGKRHIAVLGAMKELGTKSGELHQQVGQKVEQLNLDGLRILVDESEPEAEAIATGVTSVPVECFCDSNPLVEHLLGFVQPGDRLLFKASHSVGLDQVVKQFKAGFSKED; encoded by the coding sequence ATGGTGTGTCGGCTTCTTGTAGGAAAATTAGTTGACATTCTCGCCGCCAAGACAGTAAACATTCCAGAAAAAATCCTGGAAAAGTCATTCACTGGCATTATCACTGATACCCGTCACCTTGAGCCGGGTCAACTATTTTTAGCGCTGCGGGGTGAAAAGTTTGATGGTCATGATTATGCAGCTCTGGCTGTAGAGAAGGGGGCATTAACGGTCATTGCTGAGGCGACTAAAGTTACCCAACTCGAAGGTTTGCCGCTGATTCAGGTAGAAAATACTCTCAAAGCCTACCAGCAAATTGCTCGGTGGTGGCGTGACCAGTTTGAGATTCCGGTGATTGCTGTCACTGGTTCTGTAGGCAAAACTACCACTAAGGAGCTAATCGCAGCAGTTTTGTCTACTAAAGGAACTGTACTCAAAACCCAGGCCAATTACAACAATGAAATCGGTGTACCCAAAACCTTGCTGGAGTTGGCACCAGACCATGACTATGCTGTAATCGAGATGGCAATGCGTGGTTCAGGACAGATTGCTGAGTTGACCGAGATAGCCAACCCCACCGCAGGGGTGATTACTAATGTGGGTACAGCTCATATTGGTCTGTTGGGTTCTACGGAAGCGATCGCAAAAGCCAAGTGTGAGTTATTAGCCCATATGTCCAACAACGGTGTCGCGGTTCTCAATCACGACAATCAACGCCTAATTGATACCGCAGCTCAGGTTTGGCAAGGGCAAACCATAACCTACGGTTTAGAGGGTGGTGATGTCCAAGGAGAGTTGATTGCACCAGAAATCCTGAAAGTAGAGGGCATGGAGTTTCCTATCCCCCTCCCAGGTCGCCACAATGCCCTGAACTATCTCGCGGCCCTAGCCATTGGGAAATTATTGGGGGTCGATTGGGAAACCCTCAGGAATGGTTTAAACGTTGAGCTACCCCCAGGGCGATCCCAGCGTTATGAGTTACCTAACGATGTAGTGATTCTGGATGAAACCTACAATGCTGGAGTTGAATCTATGGTAGCTGCTCTAGAAATGCTGGCTCAGACTCCTGGCAAACGGCATATAGCGGTACTTGGGGCGATGAAGGAATTGGGAACCAAATCCGGTGAACTTCATCAGCAAGTGGGTCAAAAGGTTGAGCAACTAAATCTAGATGGCTTGCGGATTTTGGTGGATGAAAGTGAGCCAGAAGCGGAAGCGATCGCAACCGGTGTTACTTCGGTGCCAGTTGAGTGTTTCTGTGACTCTAATCCTCTAGTCGAACATCTACTGGGGTTTGTCCAACCTGGGGATCGTCTATTGTTTAAAGCCTCCCATTCCGTTGGTCTCGATCAAGTAGTCAAGCAGTTTAAAGCCGGATTTTCCAAGGAAGATTGA
- the dapF gene encoding diaminopimelate epimerase: MEFTKYHGLGNDFILIDNRADPKPRITSEQALQLCDRNFGIGADGVIFALPGQEGTDYTMRIFNSDGSEPEMCGNGIRCLAKFLADLEGANHKTHYRIHTLAGVIIPELKGDGKVRVDMGMPQLSAAQIPTVLAEADQKVINTPMEIADKLWEVTCVSMGNPHCITFVEDADAIPLETIGPLFEHHSVFPQRTNTEFIQVVRPDYLKMRVWERGAGATLACGTGACASVVAGVLTEKSDRICTVELPGGCLDIEWSETDQRVYMTGPAEQVFTGKLSQIWG; this comes from the coding sequence ATGGAGTTTACAAAGTACCATGGACTGGGGAATGACTTTATTCTGATTGATAATCGGGCTGACCCAAAACCCAGAATAACCTCAGAGCAAGCGCTGCAGCTATGCGATCGCAATTTTGGAATCGGTGCAGATGGTGTTATTTTTGCCTTGCCAGGACAAGAGGGTACTGACTATACGATGCGGATTTTCAACTCTGATGGTTCTGAACCAGAGATGTGTGGTAATGGGATTCGCTGTTTAGCAAAGTTTCTGGCTGATTTAGAGGGGGCTAATCACAAAACCCACTATCGGATCCATACTCTGGCTGGGGTGATCATTCCTGAACTCAAGGGCGATGGTAAAGTCAGGGTGGATATGGGGATGCCCCAGCTTAGTGCAGCTCAAATTCCCACTGTTTTGGCAGAGGCTGACCAAAAGGTGATCAATACCCCCATGGAAATAGCAGACAAATTATGGGAGGTTACCTGTGTCAGTATGGGGAATCCTCACTGTATCACCTTTGTGGAGGATGCGGATGCCATACCTCTGGAAACCATTGGTCCACTGTTTGAGCATCACTCAGTTTTCCCCCAACGAACCAATACAGAATTTATCCAAGTGGTGCGTCCGGATTATTTGAAGATGCGGGTTTGGGAGCGGGGTGCTGGGGCAACTCTCGCCTGTGGAACGGGGGCTTGTGCGTCTGTGGTGGCTGGTGTGTTAACTGAGAAAAGCGATCGCATTTGTACCGTGGAGCTTCCTGGTGGTTGTCTCGACATTGAATGGTCCGAAACCGACCAGCGAGTTTACATGACTGGGCCAGCTGAGCAAGTTTTCACCGGTAAACTATCGCAAATCTGGGGATAA